Proteins from a single region of Carassius gibelio isolate Cgi1373 ecotype wild population from Czech Republic chromosome B15, carGib1.2-hapl.c, whole genome shotgun sequence:
- the LOC127972904 gene encoding calpain small subunit 1 — MFLANKLIKGLIDVVSNVDQFIPSDPPPPRRPLAYANQNETDEERQFRKVFQQLAGDDMEVSPNELMGILNKIISKHGDLKTDGFTIESCRSMVAVMDSDSTGKLGFEEFKYLWNNIKKWQGIYKNFDADGSGVIGSDELPGAFKAAGFPLNEQLFQLIIRRYSDEQGNMDFDNYIGCLVRLDAMCRAFKTLDKDNNGTIKVDIQEWLQLTMYS, encoded by the exons ATGTTTTTGGCCAACAAACTGATTAAAGGGCTTATAGATGTTGTCAG CAACGTCGACCAGTTTATTCCTTCTGATCCT CCTCCTCCTAGAAGACCACTCGCATACGCAAACCAGAATGAAACCGATGAAGAGAGACAGTTTCGGAAGGTGTTTCAACAACTTGCAGGGGAT GACATGGAGGTGAGCCCTAATGAACTGATGGGCATCCTTAACAAGATTATTTCCAAAC ATGGCGATCTGAAGACAGATGGTTTCACTATTGAGTCCTGCAGAAGCATGGTGGCAGTAATGGAT AGTGACAGTACTGGAAAACTGGGATTCGAAGAGTTTAAGTATCTTTGGAATAACATCAAGAAGTGGCAG GGCATTTACAAGAATTTTGATGCCGATGGTTCTGGTGTGATTGGGTCTGATGAGCTACCTGGAGCTTTTAAAGCAGCAG GGTTCCCACTTAATGAACAGCTTTTCCAGTTGATCATCAGGAGATATAGTGATGAACAGGGCAACATGGACTTTGACAATTACATCGGGTGTCTTGTGCGCCTGGATGCTATGTGTC gtgccTTCAAGACACTTGATAAAGACAACAATGGGACCATTAAAGTCGATATTCAAGAG tGGCTGCAGCTGACAATGTACTCCTGa